The Vicinamibacteria bacterium genome segment ACCTGGGACGACGTGCGACGCGCGCTGGCTCTTCGCCCGCCAACGCAGGTGGCGGAACCAGCCGCCTCTCGCGCGGCGGTGGCGCTGATCCTGAGGGAGGCAGCGAGAGGACTGGAACTGCTCTTCATCCGGCGGGCCGAGCACGACGGGGACCCCTGGTCGGGCCAGGTGGGGTTCCCGGGCGGGCGCGCCGAACCGGG includes the following:
- a CDS encoding CoA pyrophosphatase; translated protein: MAATTWDDVRRALALRPPTQVAEPAASRAAVALILREAARGLELLFIRRAEHDGDPWSGQVGFPGGRAEPG